TCGTGGGGATCATATCCGGCCAGGAGATGAAAAAGAGCCGCCCCGTCTGCAACATTCGCACCGAGAATGCCAACCTGATCCATGGATGAAGATAGGGGTAGAAGGCCATAACGCGAGATGCACCCGTACGTGGGACGTAGCCCGAAAAGACCACAGAAGGCGGCCGGCTGGCGCACGGAACCTCCCGTGTCCGATCCCAGGGCCAACGGTGCTTCATGAGCAGCCACCGCAGCGGCCGATCCGCCGCTGGAACCGCCGGGGGCCTTCTCCACGTCCCATGGATTGTGTGTGGGAAAGAAAGCCGAGTTCTCGGTGGATGAACCCATCGCGAATTCATCCATATTGGTCTTGCCGAGAATCGGCAATCCCGCTTCACGGAGTTTTTTTACTACCGTGGCATCATAGGGAGGGATATATTTTTTCAGTACATTGGAAGCACAGGTCGTGCTGATTCCCCGGGTGCAGATATTGTCTTTAACAGCCACGGGCACACCGGCCAGCGGGTGCAGTTCCTCCCCCGCCACTCGTCTGGAATCCACCTGACGGGCCGTTTCCAGGGCATCATCCGGGGAGAGGGAGATGAATGCCTTGATTTTCTTCTCCATTCTCTCGATGCGTACCAGGAAACTGTTGACCACATCGACAGCGGAAATTTCTTTTCTCTTCATCAGGCGGGATAGTTCCAGGGCATTGTACTCGCATAATTTCATGTTTGTCCGTTCTCCTCGATTCTTCCGCAAACAAATTGAAGCTCTCGTATCCTGCCAGGGAAAGGGCATGCAATTTCTTGAAAAATTTATTTTGGCGGATTGCATGCAGCAAATATCCACAATATTATGGCAAGTTATTTTTATTTTTTTCCGGGAGCAGAAGAACGCTTTCCAGTATTTCCTCGCAAGCAAGAGAAGGGCCGACCCTGTCATCCCTCAGCACGTCAGGGCCAATGGAAAGATGCAGGGCAGATCCGGTTGTTGCGACATCGAGCTGGCGCAATTTGACCATGATGTCGAGCATCAAATTCAACTGCCCCAGAAGATATTTTTCTTCTTTGTGACTCAGTTCAAGACGCACGCATGCTGCCAGTTCCTTGATCGTGGCAAGTGTACCTTTCATGCAAAACGCCCCTTCCCTTCCGGCCCATCTTCCCTGATCCGGCTTGAAGCAAACCTGATCCCGGCAATCATGAGGATATTTCAGCTATTGCAAACTCCTTCATCACCGGCAAGTTCCTTCAGTGACCCGGCAATACCCGGGCCACCATTGCCCGGATGGTACTTCCATCATGAAATGTAGAATACTCTTTGTTAAGAAATGCGGTCCTTCTGCCACCCATGATCGGGCAAAGATACACCCGCACTTCTGCCAATCTGTGCAGATTGAAATTACCATCCGTTTTTTGGCGATAGGAAAATAGGTCGATGTAATTCTATTTTTCTGTTTCCAGCAAAAGTTTTTCCAGTTCCAGGGGCTCGATACAGGTGCCGTCCTTGCGATAGGCCCTCATGCATCCCCCCGATATTTCATCGATCAAGGTGATCTGCCTGTCTTTACCCACCCTGCCGAACTCAAGCTTGATGTCATACAATTCGGCATCTTTCCGGGCAAGTTCTTCCTTGATGATGCCGGCAATTTCCCTGGTCATCTCTTTCAATGTTCGGTATTCATCCGGGGAGAGTATTCCCAACATCTCCAGAGCATCGGCGCTGATCGGCGGATCGCCGCGTTTGTCATCCTTGAGGGTGATTTCCACAAAAGCATCGAGGGGCTCTCCTTCCTCGACATACAGACCGTAGCGGCGCAAAAAACTGCCCACGGCCCTGTAACGGCAAATCACCTCGATCCCTTTGCCGAAAATTTCCGCGGGTTTGACGATCATCGATGCCTTTTCTATATCGGCATCGATATAATGAGTCGGTATTCCCCTCTCTTCCAGAATCTCAAAAAACAACTTGCTAATTCCCAGGCCGGCCCTGCCGGCTCCCTCCACCGATAAACCGATGGTGTTTGCACCCGGATCAAACTTGCCGTCTGTTCCGGTCAGGTCATCTTTGAATTTAAGCAGATAATTTCCGTCTTTCAGAACATAGATATCCTTGGTCTTGCCCGTCAATAGTAGTTTCATCGTTTTTCCCCCATACAGTCATGTCAAAAAGATTATATATTATAAGATTTGTAGAAACAACAAGCCCGGCACAGGTTCAAACCGATTATCAAAAAATGACTGCGAAGTTCCCCTTGCCGTGAATCGCAGACAAATTCAATCCATTCTTTCTACCTGTTCATTGCCGGTCAGGGCCATGTCTTGTCAAAGACAATATTCAGGGATTTTGGCATGGATCAGCATTATCCCCCTGCGCCATTTCCCCGTGAATAATTGAACAGGAATGGAAATATAAATCTAGTAAGGAACCGAGCCATCTTTCCATATATTTTTGGATACTTATTACATTTGACAGACATTGCAGAATTGTGCTATTATTTTCACGATTCTATGATTATACATATTTCCGGCCTTTCAAAATTGTCTTGAAAAACAAAAGCTTGGATCAGGGAGGGGATATCATGACTCAGTTCAAGGAAAACAACATCGCTGCCGTCTTTCAAAACAAAGCAGCCAGGTACAGGGAAAAGGCTTACGCCATGTACAGAAAAGGAGGGGAAGGAGGGCCTTACACCGACATTTCATGGAGCGAAATGAATGAAATGGTCAAAGGGCTTTCTTACTACCTTCTTTCCCGGGGTGTAGAAAAGGGCGACCGGATCGCGATATTTTCCGATAATCGTTACGAATGGCACGTAGCCGCTCTGGCCATAAATTCAATTGGGGCAGTCGATGTGCCTATCTATGCCACCAATTCAACCGAAGAAGCAGAATTTATACTGGCCGATTCCAGTGCAACAATTTGCCTCTGCGGTAGCGTAGACCAGCTGGAACGTGTTCTGAAAGTCAGGGACAATCTGACCGATTTGAAGGAATACATCGTCTTCGATGATTATAGCGGCGGCGCAGAAGGGGTCAAAACCTTTACCCAGTCCCTGGCCGAGGGAAAAGCCAATCCAGCAGAGGATGAGTTTGTGAATCGATTGAATTCCATCCAATCCGATGATCTTTCAACCCTGCTTTACACTTCCGGAACAACAGGAGATCCCAAAGGTGTCATGCTGACTCACAATAACCTGTATTCCAATGTCGAAAACACCCTCCATGACATGGTCGACAAAAAGACGGGGAAACCCCTGCTCACGGAAGATGATCTTTTTCTTTCGTTCCTGCCTCTGTCCCATTCACTGGAAAGGACAGCGGGATTCCATGGCGCCCTTACCAGGGGAGCCAAAACAGCCTTTGCCGTCAACATCAACACATTGCTGGATGATTTTGTTGAAGTCAGGCCTACCATCATCATCAGCGTGCCGCGCATATACGAGAAGGTACATGCCGGAATCCTGGCCAATATAGCCGGGTCCTCGGCCCTGAAAAAAGTTTTCTTCAACTTTGCCACCAAACAGGCCCGGCTCAATATTGACAAGGTCTGCAAAGACCAGGAAATCAACAGTTTCAAGTACAAACTTGCTGATAAACTTGTTTTTTCCACCCTGAAAGAAACTTTGGGAATGGACCGTCTCAGGTTTGCAATATCTGGCGGGGCGCCTCTCTCCCAGGATGATTGTGAATTCTTTGTCGGCATGGGCTTCAAAATCCTGGAAGGTTTCGGGTTGACGGAAACATCCCCCATCACCCATTTCAATCGTCCGTGGCATATGAAACCTGGCACCGTGGGCTTGCCTATCAAAAATACCGAAGCCAGAATATCGGCCGACGGTGAGCTTCTGATCAAAGGGCCCCAGGTTATGGCCGGATATTACAAAAATAAGGAAGCAACAGAAGAAGTCATGACCCCGGATGGTTTTTTCAAAACGGGGGACATGGGGGAAATCGATGAAGAAGGTTTCTTGAAGATTACCGGGCGGATCAAAGACATCATCGTCACTGCCGGTGGGAAAAATATCTCCCCACAGAACATCGAGAATAGCGTCAAGGGTTCCCGTTTCGTCGAGCAGATAGCAATTATCGGTGATAGGCGCCGTTTCCTCTCGGCCCTCATCGTTCCGGCATTTCCGGAACTGGAAGCCTGGGCCAAACAACAAGGGATTTCTTTTACAGATTCCTCCGCCTTGCTTACCAATCCGCAGGTACTGGATCTGTATCGGAAAGAAATCGATGAGCACACGACTCAATTTGCCAGGGTGGAACAGATCAGGCAGTTTACACTGATCAAGGCGGAATGGTCCCAGGAAACGGGCGAACTTACCCCCACCCAGAAGATAAAGAGGAAAGTGGTCAGTGAAAAATATGCTCCCCAGATCGATGCCATGTACGATGTGGAGAATACCGGATGAGATGGTGAAAAAATGTGGGCTCCGAAGCCCATCTATAACGATTTGAATGGTGCAGCAAGGCGGCAGGTTCGGTTGAACCTGCCGCCGAAATTTTGAAATAAATATCAGCCAGGACGTTTCAACCAACAAGTTCTTTCAGTTTCATCAATTCGCAAGGCCTGTGTTTGTCCG
Above is a genomic segment from Bacillota bacterium containing:
- a CDS encoding long-chain fatty acid--CoA ligase; this translates as MTQFKENNIAAVFQNKAARYREKAYAMYRKGGEGGPYTDISWSEMNEMVKGLSYYLLSRGVEKGDRIAIFSDNRYEWHVAALAINSIGAVDVPIYATNSTEEAEFILADSSATICLCGSVDQLERVLKVRDNLTDLKEYIVFDDYSGGAEGVKTFTQSLAEGKANPAEDEFVNRLNSIQSDDLSTLLYTSGTTGDPKGVMLTHNNLYSNVENTLHDMVDKKTGKPLLTEDDLFLSFLPLSHSLERTAGFHGALTRGAKTAFAVNINTLLDDFVEVRPTIIISVPRIYEKVHAGILANIAGSSALKKVFFNFATKQARLNIDKVCKDQEINSFKYKLADKLVFSTLKETLGMDRLRFAISGGAPLSQDDCEFFVGMGFKILEGFGLTETSPITHFNRPWHMKPGTVGLPIKNTEARISADGELLIKGPQVMAGYYKNKEATEEVMTPDGFFKTGDMGEIDEEGFLKITGRIKDIIVTAGGKNISPQNIENSVKGSRFVEQIAIIGDRRRFLSALIVPAFPELEAWAKQQGISFTDSSALLTNPQVLDLYRKEIDEHTTQFARVEQIRQFTLIKAEWSQETGELTPTQKIKRKVVSEKYAPQIDAMYDVENTG
- a CDS encoding phosphoribosylaminoimidazolesuccinocarboxamide synthase; the protein is MKLLLTGKTKDIYVLKDGNYLLKFKDDLTGTDGKFDPGANTIGLSVEGAGRAGLGISKLFFEILEERGIPTHYIDADIEKASMIVKPAEIFGKGIEVICRYRAVGSFLRRYGLYVEEGEPLDAFVEITLKDDKRGDPPISADALEMLGILSPDEYRTLKEMTREIAGIIKEELARKDAELYDIKLEFGRVGKDRQITLIDEISGGCMRAYRKDGTCIEPLELEKLLLETEK
- a CDS encoding Asp-tRNA(Asn)/Glu-tRNA(Gln) amidotransferase GatCAB subunit C → MKGTLATIKELAACVRLELSHKEEKYLLGQLNLMLDIMVKLRQLDVATTGSALHLSIGPDVLRDDRVGPSLACEEILESVLLLPEKNKNNLP